Proteins from one Aureimonas sp. SA4125 genomic window:
- the rsmD gene encoding 16S rRNA (guanine(966)-N(2))-methyltransferase RsmD gives MRIVGGTFRGRALAGPKTDAIRPTTDRIRETLFNILQHGYAQVLNGARVIDLFSGTGALGLEAMSRGAKYCLFVEEGTEGRGLLRTNIEALGLTGATRIFRRDATKLGPVGALQPFDVLFADPPYGRRLGEAALTEARREGWLSPGALCILEEATSADFELPQGFVIDDTRSTGETVLRFLRLSEPA, from the coding sequence ATGCGCATCGTCGGCGGAACGTTTCGCGGCCGGGCGCTGGCCGGTCCGAAGACCGACGCCATCCGCCCGACCACCGACCGCATCCGCGAGACGCTGTTCAATATCCTGCAGCATGGCTACGCCCAGGTGCTGAACGGCGCCCGCGTGATCGACCTGTTCTCCGGCACCGGCGCGCTGGGCCTCGAGGCGATGTCGCGCGGCGCGAAATACTGCCTCTTCGTCGAGGAGGGCACCGAGGGCCGCGGCCTGCTGCGAACCAATATCGAGGCACTCGGCCTGACCGGGGCGACGCGCATCTTCCGGCGCGACGCGACGAAGCTTGGCCCCGTCGGCGCGCTTCAGCCCTTCGACGTGCTCTTTGCCGATCCGCCCTATGGCAGGCGTCTCGGCGAGGCGGCGCTCACCGAGGCCCGCCGCGAGGGCTGGCTTTCGCCCGGTGCGCTGTGCATTCTGGAGGAGGCGACCAGCGCCGATTTCGAGCTGCCGCAGGGGTTCGTCATCGACGATACGCGCTCCACCGGCGAGACGGTCCTGCGCTTCCTGCGCCTTTCCGAACCGGCCTGA
- a CDS encoding bifunctional riboflavin kinase/FAD synthetase: MIHRCTDPRELGASHRGAVVAIGNFDGVHRGHQAVLDAARSEAARREAPLVCLTFEPHPRSVFRPDQPVPRLTPAPMKARLLDALGFDAVVEHRFDRDVAKLSADAFVAEVLVAQLAVRHVVVGFDFQFGAYRLGTPPFLVEQGAARGFGVTVVEAFVDEGGAIVSSSRIREDLGRGEVAEAAARLGYRWTIEAPVVHGQKIGRTLGYPTANMAFATDDLLAHGIYAIRFRRADGTLHDGVASYGRRPTFDNGAALFETYLFDFSGDLYGETAEVSLFAFLRGEEKFDGVDPLIAQMDRDAAEARAFLAGAAPLSPLDSAIAF; this comes from the coding sequence ATGATCCACCGCTGCACCGACCCGCGTGAGCTTGGCGCATCGCATCGCGGGGCCGTCGTTGCGATCGGCAATTTCGACGGCGTGCATCGCGGTCACCAGGCCGTGCTGGATGCGGCCCGCAGCGAGGCGGCACGCCGCGAGGCGCCGCTCGTCTGCCTCACCTTCGAGCCGCACCCGCGCAGCGTCTTCCGTCCGGACCAGCCGGTGCCGCGGCTGACGCCGGCGCCGATGAAGGCGCGGCTTCTGGATGCCCTCGGCTTCGACGCCGTCGTCGAGCACCGCTTCGACCGTGATGTCGCCAAGCTCAGCGCCGATGCCTTCGTCGCCGAGGTGCTGGTCGCCCAGCTCGCCGTCCGCCATGTCGTCGTCGGCTTCGACTTCCAGTTCGGCGCCTACCGCCTCGGCACGCCGCCCTTTCTCGTCGAGCAAGGCGCCGCGCGCGGCTTTGGCGTCACCGTCGTCGAGGCTTTCGTCGACGAAGGCGGGGCGATCGTCTCCTCCAGCCGCATCCGCGAGGATCTCGGCCGCGGCGAGGTCGCCGAGGCGGCGGCCCGGCTCGGCTATCGCTGGACCATCGAGGCGCCCGTCGTCCACGGCCAGAAGATCGGCCGCACCCTTGGCTATCCCACCGCCAACATGGCCTTCGCCACCGACGATCTTCTCGCCCACGGTATCTATGCCATCAGGTTCCGCAGGGCCGACGGGACGCTCCACGACGGCGTCGCGAGCTATGGCCGGCGGCCGACCTTCGACAACGGCGCCGCCCTGTTCGAGACCTATCTCTTCGATTTTTCCGGCGATCTCTACGGCGAGACCGCCGAAGTCTCGCTCTTCGCCTTCCTGCGCGGCGAGGAAAAGTTCGACGGCGTAGATCCGCTCATTGCGCAGATGGACCGCGACGCGGCCGAGGCGCGGGCGTTCCTGGCCGGCGCGGCGCCGCTGTCGCCGCTCGATTCCGCCATCGCCTTCTGA
- the ileS gene encoding isoleucine--tRNA ligase, which yields MSDAAETTDYSKTLYLPETDFPMRAGLPQKEPEWIARWDSENLYEALRKDAAGRPKYVLHDGPPYANGTLHIGHALNKILKDVITRSFQMRGYDSNYVPGWDCHGLPIEWKIEEAYRAKGKNKDEVPVNEFRKECREFAAHWVGVQSAEFRRLGVEGDFADPYLTMNFGAESVIAGELLKFAMSGQLYRGSKPIMWSVVEKTALAEAEIEYEDYESDTVWVKFPVRDGGDLAGASVVIWTTTPWTMPGNRAVAYSDRVQYGLYEVTAPDDAEAPRWAAFGEKLILADKLSADVFAKARVPEGGYVRVADVSAADLAQLTLAHPLKGFRPTPKPPISPLEGEMPGKAEGGGPGAALTNQPLADVGGSVPPSGLPAISPSRGEIDGSEAYAFPVPLLEGEHVTDEAGTGFVHTAPSHGREDFDVWTSSKRLLETKGIDTAIPFTVDDDGFYTKDVPGFGPDAPEGPARVIDDKGKKGDANARIIAALIAEGNLLARGRLKHQYPHSWRSKKPVIFRNTPQWFVHMDQDLGGYGLGGLDLVKEKLGLADDTLRGRALKAIEDTRFVPASGQNRLRGMIADRPDWVLSRQRAWGVPIAVFVDEDGGILKDEAVNARILAAFAAEGADAWFATGAKERFLGNEHDGAKWSMVRDILDVWFDSGSTHAFCLEKRPDLKWPADLYLEGSDQHRGWFHSSLLESCGTRGRAPYDAVLTHGFVMDEDGRKMSKSLGNVVTPQEVIKQSGADILRLWVVSSDYSEDLRLGKTILQTNIDAYRKLRNSLRWMLGTLGHDAGDDVAFADMPELERLMLHRLHELDKVVRKGYDDFDFKRVSRALTDFMGIELSAFYFDIRKDALYCDAPSSLRRKASIQVVRTLFDHLVTWLAPMLPFTMEEAWLSRHPGARSVHLEQFRTVDPLWADEALAARWQTVRRIRRVVTGALEEERRAKRIGSSLEAAPVVYIADAEMRALAQSLDLAEIAITSDISIAGEEAPAGAFALADTPGVAVVPELAEGRKCARSWKITRDVGSDPAYPDVSARDAAALRELAALGRLAD from the coding sequence ATGAGCGACGCTGCCGAAACGACCGATTATTCCAAGACCCTCTATCTGCCCGAGACCGATTTCCCCATGCGGGCCGGGCTGCCGCAGAAGGAGCCGGAATGGATCGCCCGCTGGGATTCCGAGAACCTTTATGAGGCGCTGCGCAAGGACGCCGCCGGCCGGCCGAAATACGTCCTGCACGACGGCCCGCCCTACGCCAACGGCACGCTCCACATCGGCCACGCGCTGAACAAGATCCTGAAGGACGTCATCACCCGCTCCTTCCAGATGCGCGGCTATGATTCCAACTATGTGCCGGGCTGGGACTGCCACGGCCTGCCGATCGAATGGAAGATCGAGGAGGCCTACCGCGCCAAGGGCAAGAACAAGGACGAGGTCCCGGTCAACGAGTTCCGGAAGGAATGCCGCGAGTTCGCCGCGCACTGGGTCGGCGTGCAGTCGGCCGAGTTCCGCCGCCTCGGCGTCGAGGGCGATTTCGCCGACCCCTATCTGACGATGAATTTCGGCGCCGAGTCGGTGATCGCCGGCGAACTCCTGAAATTCGCCATGTCCGGCCAGCTCTACCGCGGCTCCAAGCCGATCATGTGGTCGGTGGTCGAGAAGACCGCGCTGGCCGAGGCCGAGATCGAGTACGAGGATTACGAGAGCGACACGGTCTGGGTGAAGTTCCCGGTGCGTGACGGCGGCGACTTGGCGGGTGCCTCCGTCGTCATCTGGACAACCACGCCCTGGACCATGCCCGGCAACCGCGCCGTGGCCTACTCCGATCGCGTGCAGTACGGCCTCTACGAGGTCACCGCGCCCGACGACGCGGAAGCCCCGCGCTGGGCGGCCTTCGGCGAGAAGCTGATCCTCGCCGACAAGCTATCTGCCGACGTCTTCGCCAAGGCGCGGGTGCCGGAGGGGGGGTACGTTCGTGTGGCTGACGTCTCAGCCGCGGACCTCGCACAGCTCACGCTCGCCCACCCCCTCAAGGGTTTCCGCCCGACGCCGAAGCCGCCGATCTCCCCCCTTGAGGGGGAGATGCCTGGCAAGGCAGAGGGGGGTGGTCCAGGTGCTGCGCTCACAAATCAGCCCCTCGCCGACGTCGGCGGCAGCGTGCCCCCCTCTGGCCTGCCGGCCATCTCCCCCTCGAGGGGGGAGATCGATGGGTCGGAAGCCTACGCCTTCCCCGTCCCCCTCCTCGAAGGCGAGCACGTCACCGACGAGGCCGGCACCGGCTTCGTCCACACCGCGCCGAGCCATGGTCGCGAGGATTTCGACGTCTGGACCTCTAGTAAGCGGCTGCTCGAGACGAAGGGCATCGACACCGCCATCCCCTTCACCGTCGACGATGACGGCTTCTACACCAAGGACGTTCCCGGTTTCGGCCCCGACGCGCCGGAGGGCCCGGCCCGCGTCATCGACGACAAGGGCAAGAAGGGCGACGCCAATGCCCGCATCATCGCGGCGCTGATCGCGGAAGGGAATCTGCTGGCGCGCGGCCGGCTGAAGCACCAGTACCCGCATTCCTGGCGCTCGAAGAAGCCGGTGATCTTCCGCAACACGCCGCAGTGGTTCGTCCACATGGACCAGGATCTCGGCGGCTACGGGCTCGGCGGGCTCGACCTCGTCAAGGAGAAGCTCGGCCTTGCCGACGACACGCTGCGCGGCCGGGCGCTGAAGGCGATCGAGGACACGCGCTTCGTGCCGGCCTCGGGCCAGAACCGGCTGCGCGGCATGATCGCCGACCGGCCGGACTGGGTGCTCTCGCGCCAAAGGGCGTGGGGCGTGCCGATCGCCGTCTTCGTCGACGAGGACGGCGGGATCCTGAAGGACGAGGCCGTCAATGCCCGCATCCTCGCGGCCTTCGCCGCCGAGGGCGCCGACGCCTGGTTCGCGACAGGCGCCAAGGAGCGTTTTCTCGGCAACGAGCACGACGGCGCGAAATGGAGCATGGTCCGCGACATCCTCGACGTCTGGTTCGATTCGGGCTCGACTCATGCCTTCTGCCTGGAGAAGCGGCCGGACCTCAAATGGCCCGCCGATCTCTATCTCGAAGGCTCCGACCAGCACCGCGGCTGGTTCCATTCCTCGCTGCTGGAATCCTGCGGCACCCGTGGCCGCGCGCCTTATGATGCGGTGCTGACGCACGGCTTCGTCATGGACGAGGACGGGCGCAAGATGTCGAAATCGCTCGGCAATGTCGTCACCCCGCAGGAGGTGATCAAGCAGTCCGGCGCCGACATCCTCCGGCTCTGGGTGGTCAGTTCCGACTATTCCGAGGACCTGCGCCTCGGCAAGACGATCCTCCAGACCAATATCGACGCCTACCGCAAGCTGCGCAATTCGCTGCGCTGGATGCTCGGCACGCTCGGCCACGACGCGGGCGACGATGTCGCCTTCGCCGACATGCCGGAGCTGGAGCGGCTGATGCTGCATCGGCTGCACGAGCTCGATAAGGTCGTGCGCAAGGGCTACGACGATTTCGACTTCAAGCGCGTTTCGCGGGCGCTGACCGACTTCATGGGCATCGAGCTCTCGGCCTTCTACTTCGACATTCGCAAGGACGCGCTCTATTGCGACGCGCCGTCCTCGCTGCGCCGGAAGGCGTCGATCCAGGTCGTGCGCACGCTGTTCGATCATCTCGTCACCTGGCTGGCGCCGATGCTGCCCTTCACCATGGAGGAGGCCTGGCTGTCGCGTCATCCCGGCGCCCGCTCGGTGCATCTCGAACAGTTCCGCACCGTCGATCCGCTCTGGGCCGACGAGGCGCTGGCGGCGCGCTGGCAGACCGTCCGGCGCATCCGCCGCGTCGTCACCGGCGCGCTCGAGGAAGAGCGCCGGGCCAAGCGCATCGGCTCCTCGCTCGAGGCGGCGCCCGTCGTCTACATCGCCGACGCCGAGATGCGGGCGCTGGCGCAGTCGCTGGATCTGGCCGAGATCGCCATCACCAGCGACATCTCCATAGCGGGCGAGGAAGCGCCCGCCGGCGCCTTCGCGCTGGCGGATACGCCGGGCGTCGCGGTCGTCCCGGAACTGGCCGAAGGGCGCAAATGCGCCCGTTCATGGAAGATCACCCGCGATGTTGGCAGCGATCCGGCCTATCCGGACGTCTCGGCCCGCGATGCCGCGGCCTTGCGGGAACTGGCAGCACTCGGCCGGCTGGCGGACTGA
- a CDS encoding TadE/TadG family type IV pilus assembly protein, whose translation MKIRESLKRFRRGEKGNFAVLGALVAVPLVLAMGGAVDLSMMYSNRVQVQNAADAAALAAAKQYSVDPDPANLALYAKNFFDGNVSGLSRSTASLVYDGVSFDEDHTRQLKLHAEYTYSPMFLPLSVTASKIFGGKIIKVASTVQVSDTTVEVAMVLDTSGSMASSPSAGGESKIVTLRRVARSAAAKFFAGSGAASDDPARVAVVPFSGAVNLGVDNLDAWWMDPKGLSPLHHENFDWTTLTDAGGNRLATPSTSDKGWYLTANPAVPLTRQYVVKNMKTPTTVKDTAACKYKGETYSGCTWSGKDGSWVMKKSSPICSQSSDPTGCHPYRITYASKPMFELRGCVEARGGVYGVTDDAPSEKNPATLFVPYMAVDEPDSTGFNNFLADDAFQFPQGVYPLDGKSFFAQQRNMNKYLLYPTRTQSREGDNHRYSPNHICDSAPVMPLSTDAAAVDGMIGGLEAVGATNVDEGVGWGWRVLSPGEPFAGSRAYSDPKNIKAIILMTDGENTSYVSGNDDKSWFSSYGFAQVPVYNTKNEQTGTKAGRIFEQSGQSVSYTNSAFTLAMDGRTRKVCANAKADGKSIMTDANGAQLSDERGPVVKDGIIIYTIAFDIPKASATRVDALLKDCASYRTEDLRNTALAYASKAKNFYSAKNAAELDEAFAAIAASLSKLRVAR comes from the coding sequence ATGAAGATACGGGAGTCGCTGAAGCGCTTCAGGCGCGGCGAAAAAGGCAACTTCGCAGTGCTGGGCGCTCTGGTCGCCGTTCCGCTGGTTCTGGCCATGGGCGGCGCCGTGGATCTCAGCATGATGTATTCGAACCGGGTACAGGTTCAAAATGCCGCCGACGCGGCAGCCCTTGCTGCGGCCAAGCAGTATTCCGTCGATCCAGATCCGGCGAATCTCGCGCTCTACGCGAAGAACTTTTTCGACGGCAACGTCAGCGGGCTGTCCCGGAGCACGGCCAGCCTCGTTTACGACGGCGTGAGCTTCGATGAAGATCACACGCGTCAGTTGAAGCTTCACGCCGAATATACGTACAGCCCGATGTTCCTGCCGCTGAGCGTGACCGCGTCCAAGATCTTCGGCGGCAAGATCATCAAGGTCGCCAGCACCGTGCAGGTGTCGGATACGACCGTCGAGGTGGCGATGGTGCTCGACACTTCCGGGTCGATGGCAAGTTCGCCCAGCGCCGGTGGCGAATCGAAGATTGTGACGCTGCGCCGCGTCGCCCGCTCTGCAGCGGCGAAATTCTTCGCCGGTTCCGGCGCTGCTTCCGACGATCCGGCGCGGGTCGCCGTCGTGCCGTTCTCGGGCGCCGTGAACCTCGGCGTGGACAATCTCGATGCCTGGTGGATGGACCCGAAGGGGCTGTCGCCGCTTCATCACGAGAACTTCGACTGGACGACGCTGACGGACGCCGGCGGCAACCGGCTGGCGACACCTTCGACGAGCGACAAAGGCTGGTACCTGACCGCCAACCCCGCCGTGCCGCTGACGCGCCAGTACGTCGTGAAGAACATGAAGACGCCGACGACCGTCAAGGATACGGCAGCCTGCAAGTACAAGGGCGAGACCTATTCCGGCTGCACCTGGTCGGGGAAGGACGGCTCCTGGGTGATGAAGAAGTCCTCCCCGATCTGCAGCCAGTCCAGCGACCCGACGGGGTGCCACCCCTACAGAATTACCTATGCCAGCAAGCCGATGTTCGAGCTCCGCGGCTGCGTCGAAGCGCGGGGCGGGGTCTATGGAGTGACCGACGACGCGCCGTCGGAGAAAAATCCCGCGACGCTCTTCGTTCCCTACATGGCCGTCGACGAGCCCGATTCGACCGGGTTCAACAATTTTCTCGCCGACGACGCCTTCCAGTTTCCGCAGGGGGTCTATCCGCTGGACGGCAAGAGTTTCTTCGCCCAGCAGCGCAACATGAACAAGTATCTCCTCTACCCGACCCGGACGCAGTCGAGGGAAGGGGACAATCATCGCTACAGCCCCAACCACATCTGCGATTCCGCGCCGGTGATGCCGCTCTCGACGGATGCCGCTGCGGTCGACGGCATGATCGGCGGGCTCGAGGCGGTGGGCGCCACCAATGTCGATGAGGGCGTCGGCTGGGGCTGGCGTGTCCTGTCGCCCGGCGAACCCTTCGCCGGCAGCCGTGCCTATTCCGACCCGAAGAATATCAAGGCGATCATCCTGATGACCGACGGCGAGAACACCTCCTACGTCTCGGGCAATGACGACAAGTCGTGGTTCAGCTCCTACGGGTTCGCCCAGGTGCCGGTCTACAATACGAAGAACGAGCAGACCGGGACGAAGGCGGGCCGGATCTTCGAACAGTCGGGCCAGTCGGTCAGCTACACCAATTCCGCCTTCACGCTCGCCATGGACGGCCGCACCAGGAAAGTCTGCGCCAACGCCAAGGCCGATGGCAAGAGCATCATGACCGATGCCAACGGCGCGCAGCTGAGCGACGAGCGCGGGCCTGTCGTGAAGGACGGCATCATCATCTACACCATCGCCTTCGACATTCCCAAAGCCTCGGCGACGAGAGTCGATGCGCTTCTGAAGGACTGCGCCTCCTACAGGACCGAGGATCTGCGCAACACGGCGCTGGCCTATGCCAGCAAGGCAAAGAACTTCTATTCGGCAAAGAACGCCGCCGAGCTCGACGAGGCCTTTGCCGCGATCGCCGCCTCGCTCTCCAAGCTTCGCGTCGCGCGCTGA
- a CDS encoding TIGR01459 family HAD-type hydrolase, whose translation MTQLQSIDGLAAVAGGYDAIFCDVWGVVHDGEKKSPSAEAALAAARTAGCRVFLLTNSPRRAESVASQLDAFGVARSAYDGIVTSGDVTRALIARAGKELFHLGPARDVDLFADLDVALVPADKAEAVVCTGLVNDEVETPEDYAATLAQMQARGLPMICANPDIVVHRGDRLIWCAGALARDYVALGGDVRMAGKPYRPIYEEACLAAAIAPGQTVLAIGDGLNTDIRGANDFGLDVLLIVGGIHGAELGSAGGEPRALERLLAEQDLTARYFMPSLA comes from the coding sequence ATGACGCAACTGCAAAGCATTGACGGGTTGGCGGCGGTCGCCGGCGGTTACGACGCCATTTTCTGCGACGTCTGGGGGGTCGTCCACGACGGCGAGAAGAAGTCGCCGTCGGCCGAGGCGGCACTGGCGGCCGCGCGGACGGCGGGGTGCAGGGTCTTCCTTCTCACCAATTCGCCGCGCCGGGCGGAGAGCGTCGCCAGCCAGCTCGACGCGTTCGGCGTGGCGCGGTCCGCCTATGATGGCATCGTGACGTCGGGGGATGTAACGCGTGCCCTCATCGCGAGGGCGGGAAAGGAACTTTTCCATCTCGGTCCCGCCCGCGACGTGGATCTCTTCGCCGACCTCGACGTCGCGCTTGTTCCGGCGGACAAGGCCGAGGCGGTCGTGTGCACCGGGCTCGTCAACGACGAGGTCGAGACGCCCGAGGACTATGCCGCGACTCTGGCACAGATGCAGGCGCGCGGCCTGCCGATGATCTGCGCCAATCCCGATATCGTCGTCCATCGCGGTGACCGGCTGATCTGGTGCGCCGGGGCGCTTGCCCGCGACTATGTCGCGCTCGGCGGCGACGTGCGCATGGCCGGAAAGCCATATCGCCCGATCTATGAGGAGGCGTGCCTGGCGGCGGCGATCGCTCCCGGCCAGACGGTGCTGGCCATCGGCGACGGGCTGAATACCGACATTCGCGGGGCCAACGATTTCGGGCTCGACGTGCTCCTCATCGTCGGCGGCATCCACGGAGCGGAATTGGGCAGCGCCGGCGGCGAGCCGAGGGCGCTCGAAAGGCTCCTTGCAGAGCAGGATCTCACGGCGCGCTACTTCATGCCCAGTCTCGCATGA
- a CDS encoding nucleoside deaminase, with protein MRRQNYMELALEEARGAAARGEVPVGAVLVSDGVVVARDGNRTRETHDPTAHAEMLVIRAACRSLGQERLTGCDLYVTLEPCAMCAGALSFARIRRLYYGTGDAKGGAVDNGPRFFAQPTCHHAPEVYPGIAEEASATLLRGFFQQKRS; from the coding sequence ATGAGACGCCAGAATTACATGGAACTTGCCCTGGAAGAAGCGCGGGGCGCCGCTGCGCGGGGCGAGGTGCCGGTGGGGGCGGTGCTCGTCTCGGACGGCGTGGTCGTCGCCCGCGACGGCAACCGGACGCGGGAGACGCACGATCCGACCGCGCATGCCGAGATGCTGGTGATCCGCGCCGCCTGCCGGTCGCTTGGGCAGGAGCGACTCACCGGCTGCGACCTCTATGTGACGCTCGAACCCTGCGCGATGTGCGCCGGTGCGCTATCCTTCGCGCGGATCAGGCGGCTCTATTACGGCACGGGCGATGCAAAGGGCGGCGCGGTCGACAACGGTCCCCGCTTCTTTGCGCAGCCGACCTGCCACCACGCGCCGGAGGTCTATCCGGGCATCGCCGAGGAGGCCTCCGCGACGCTCCTGCGCGGCTTCTTCCAGCAAAAGCGCAGCTGA
- a CDS encoding pseudouridine synthase, giving the protein MNDRSDGNDEKKGWKPRDGKAEAPGEKRVFKPRPLGASPRPAAGPQRKSYPTKFDTDAPGMADKARSSDRKPRDDARPGRSPAPETDEPAGSMRIAKRLARAGIASRRDAEGMIADGRIKVNGKVLDTPALVVTGKDRIEVDNQPLTPIERTRLWLFHKPAGVVTTNRDPEGRPTVFDRLPEDLPRVLSVGRLDINTEGLLLLTNDGGLARILELPATGWLRRYRVRAHGTVTQAQLDALRQGIAVDGVFYGAIEATLDSEKGANVWLTLGLREGKNREVKRILGHLGLDVNRLIRLSFGPFQLGDIPEGAVREINGRMLRDQLGDRLIEESGADFDAPIINTFTNETVQAEKKEEAPKPKSEWVSAAGERPNKKKFGDAKRTDALGRMDTRPPRPDRDARPSRDARPARDDRPSYSDRPPRDDDRPRASKPGEEAEAPKKPTGPRRMANVWMAPGARPIGEKKAAVREERAKGRGDRPKPVFGKARSDDGARPARGPGAPRPQGAGGASRSQGAAGAGDRPKPRPLGDGPRSRPSTGDGPRSRPGSGDAPRSRPGAPRDGAKRGPSDGPKRGPRS; this is encoded by the coding sequence ATGAACGACAGAAGCGACGGCAACGACGAAAAGAAGGGCTGGAAGCCCCGCGACGGCAAGGCCGAAGCGCCCGGCGAAAAGCGGGTGTTCAAGCCGCGGCCACTCGGCGCCTCGCCGCGCCCCGCCGCCGGGCCCCAACGCAAATCCTATCCGACCAAGTTCGACACGGATGCGCCGGGCATGGCCGACAAGGCCCGCAGTTCCGACCGCAAGCCGCGCGACGACGCTCGGCCCGGCCGTTCGCCCGCGCCCGAGACCGACGAGCCCGCCGGCTCGATGCGCATCGCCAAGCGGCTGGCGCGCGCCGGCATCGCCTCGCGCCGCGACGCCGAAGGCATGATCGCCGACGGCCGCATCAAGGTGAACGGCAAGGTGCTGGACACGCCGGCCCTCGTCGTCACCGGCAAGGACCGGATCGAGGTCGACAACCAGCCGCTGACGCCGATCGAGCGCACGCGGCTCTGGCTGTTCCACAAGCCGGCCGGCGTTGTCACCACCAATCGGGATCCCGAGGGCCGTCCGACGGTCTTCGACCGGCTGCCGGAAGACCTGCCGCGCGTTCTTTCCGTCGGCCGCCTCGACATCAACACCGAGGGGCTGCTGCTTCTCACGAATGACGGGGGCCTTGCCCGCATTCTCGAACTGCCGGCAACCGGCTGGCTCAGGCGATACCGCGTGCGCGCCCACGGCACGGTGACGCAGGCGCAGCTCGACGCGCTGCGCCAGGGCATCGCCGTCGACGGCGTCTTCTACGGCGCCATCGAGGCGACGCTGGATTCGGAGAAGGGCGCCAATGTCTGGCTGACGCTCGGCCTGCGTGAGGGCAAGAATCGCGAGGTGAAGCGCATTCTCGGCCATCTCGGCCTCGACGTGAACCGCCTCATCCGCCTGTCCTTCGGCCCCTTCCAGCTCGGCGACATTCCCGAAGGCGCGGTGCGCGAGATCAACGGCCGCATGCTGCGCGACCAGCTCGGCGACCGGCTGATCGAGGAATCGGGCGCCGATTTCGACGCGCCGATCATCAACACCTTCACCAACGAGACGGTGCAGGCGGAGAAGAAGGAAGAGGCGCCGAAGCCGAAGAGCGAATGGGTCTCGGCGGCCGGCGAACGGCCGAACAAGAAGAAGTTCGGCGATGCCAAGCGCACCGACGCCCTCGGCCGCATGGACACCAGGCCGCCACGGCCGGACCGCGACGCGCGCCCCTCGCGCGATGCCCGGCCGGCGCGGGACGACCGCCCGTCCTACTCGGACCGTCCGCCGCGCGACGATGACCGTCCGCGCGCGAGCAAGCCCGGCGAGGAGGCCGAGGCGCCGAAAAAGCCGACCGGTCCGCGCCGGATGGCGAATGTCTGGATGGCGCCCGGCGCCCGTCCGATCGGCGAGAAGAAGGCGGCCGTGCGCGAGGAACGTGCCAAGGGCCGTGGCGATCGCCCCAAGCCCGTCTTCGGCAAGGCACGAAGCGATGACGGCGCGCGTCCCGCACGCGGCCCCGGCGCGCCCCGTCCGCAGGGCGCCGGCGGTGCTTCTCGTTCCCAGGGCGCCGCCGGTGCCGGCGACCGACCGAAACCGCGACCGCTCGGCGATGGCCCGCGCAGCCGGCCCTCCACCGGCGACGGACCGCGCAGCCGGCCGGGCTCTGGAGACGCGCCCCGCAGCCGTCCCGGTGCGCCGCGCGACGGCGCCAAGCGTGGCCCTTCCGACGGCCCGAAGCGCGGTCCGCGGAGTTAA